From Cydia strobilella chromosome 4, ilCydStro3.1, whole genome shotgun sequence, the proteins below share one genomic window:
- the LOC134740795 gene encoding cytochrome b-c1 complex subunit Rieske, mitochondrial — MTSVVRAGHLAPYFKSTSQVVSNGLRPLVAVPVSNEKIVSQPLPKASTVQSLHGSLPIQGLKVKASAKVPTQVRFAHTDIAYPDFSAYRRKETQDPTSQAKETADGRQSFTYLMAGAGSMAGAYAAKSVVTQFVSSMAAAADVLALAKIEIKLSEIPEGKSVTFKWRGKPLFIRHRTADEIATEKAVPVETLRDPQHDDQRTQDPGWLVVIGVCTHLGCVPVANAGDFGGYYCPCHGSHYDASGRIRKGPAPLNLEVPPHQFVDDGILVVG, encoded by the exons ATGACTTCCGTTGTGAGGGCCGGGCACTTGGCTCCGTATTTCAAATCCACTTCCCAAGTGGTTTCAAACGGTCTGAGACCACTGGTCGCCGTTCCAGTGTCCAACGAAAAGATAGTGTCACAACCTTTACCCAAAGCCTCGACTGTGCAATCTTTACATGGATCCCTGCCTATCCAGGGCCTGAAGGTCAAGGCTAGCGCGAAAG TGCCAACTCAAGTACGATTTGCGCACACGGATATTGCGTACCCCGATTTTTCCGCTTACCGTCGCAAGGAAACTCAGGATCCTACGTCTCAGGCCAAGGAGACTGCTGATGGACGTCAATCATTCACATACCTTATGGCTGGAG CGGGCAGCATGGCCGGCGCCTACGCCGCCAAGTCCGTCGTGACGCAGTTCGTGTCCTCCATGGCTGCCGCCGCTGACGTCCTGGCCCTGGCCAAGATCGAGATCAAGCTCTCCGAGATTCCTGAAGGCAAATCTGTCACCTTCAAGTGGAGGGGCAAGCCGCTGTTCATTCGCCACAG GACAGCAGATGAGATCGCCACCGAAAAGGCGGTGCCCGTGGAAACCCTCCGCGACCCGCAGCACGACGACCAGCGCACGCAGGACCCCGGCTGGCTGGTCGTCATCGGCGTGTGCACGCATCTCGGCTGCGTGCCCGTCGCCAACGCCGGTGACTTCGGTGGCTACTACTGCCCCTGTCACGGTTCCCATTACGACGCTTCTGGACGCATCCGCAAAGGCCCCGCGCCTTTGAACCTCGAGGTCCCGCCGCATCAGTTCGTTGATGATGGCATTCTGGTTGTAGGCTAA